The following proteins come from a genomic window of Microbacterium lemovicicum:
- the pheT gene encoding phenylalanine--tRNA ligase subunit beta: protein MRVPLSWLREFVDLPDDVTPEAVLADLVRVGFEEEDVHGFELTGPIVVGEVLSFDAEPQSNGKTIRWCQVDVGEAEGGVRGIVCGAGNFFAGDKVVVTLPGAVLPGPFPIAARKTYGHVSDGMIASAKELGLGDEHSGILRLVELGIDAPVGTDAIALLGLDDVAVDINVTPDRGYALSVRGVAREYSHATGAVFRDPGLRPWGEVNLRDEQAFSVAVDDRAPIRGREGATEFVARIVRDVDPTKPTPAWMVARLTLAGIRSLGILIDITNYVMIELGQPIHGYDLDRLTGGITVRRAQQGETLETLDGKVRTLDPEDLLITDESGPIGLAGVMGGGTTEMTDATRNVLIEAATFDTVSIARTARRHKLPSEASRRFERGVDPAIPFVAAARVAELMVAYAGGTDTRAGGALLRPYSTPGIDLPQDFVPGLIGVAYTPEEIVAALEMVGCRVTARAGDWAVSPPTWRPDLTDKWTLAEEVARIEGYDRIPSILPTPPSGRGLTIAQQGRRRAANALAAAGYVETPSFPFTTEAANDLHGSESGEHLPSIKLANPLDGQSPFLRRSLVPGLLEVAHRNVSRGFTDLALFESGTVFLPAPGVTYGTDTVPPLAVRPDAATLAALDDAIPPQPRHVAVLLTGNVSPKQPGHASVAADVADALDAVRTIAAAAGVTVDVAQTRRAALHPGRTAVLSVHGREVGYAGELLPAVAQAAELPGRVIVAELDLDLALSLAGERVVAASLSGFPAATQDVSLVLGAEVPAADVRAALHDGAGALLESLRLVDDYRGAGVPEGAKSLTFALRFRAPDRTLTAAEATESKLAGVAVAAQRFGATLRE, encoded by the coding sequence ATGCGCGTTCCGCTCTCCTGGCTCCGTGAGTTCGTCGACCTTCCGGACGACGTCACGCCCGAGGCCGTGCTCGCCGATCTCGTGCGCGTCGGCTTCGAGGAGGAGGACGTCCACGGCTTCGAGCTGACCGGGCCCATCGTCGTGGGCGAGGTCCTGTCCTTCGACGCCGAGCCCCAGTCCAACGGCAAGACGATCCGCTGGTGCCAGGTCGACGTCGGCGAGGCCGAGGGGGGAGTGCGCGGCATCGTCTGCGGCGCCGGCAACTTTTTCGCCGGCGACAAGGTCGTCGTCACGCTTCCCGGCGCTGTGCTGCCCGGGCCGTTCCCGATCGCCGCGCGCAAGACCTACGGTCATGTGTCCGACGGCATGATCGCGTCGGCCAAGGAGCTCGGACTCGGCGACGAGCACTCCGGCATCCTGCGCCTGGTCGAGCTCGGCATCGACGCGCCCGTCGGCACCGACGCCATCGCCCTCCTGGGATTGGACGACGTGGCCGTGGACATCAATGTCACGCCCGACCGCGGGTACGCCCTGTCCGTCCGCGGTGTGGCCCGCGAGTACTCCCACGCGACCGGTGCGGTCTTCCGCGACCCGGGGCTGCGTCCCTGGGGAGAGGTCAATCTCCGCGACGAGCAGGCGTTCTCCGTCGCCGTCGACGACCGGGCGCCGATCCGCGGCCGCGAGGGGGCGACGGAATTCGTCGCCCGCATCGTGCGCGACGTCGACCCGACCAAACCCACGCCGGCCTGGATGGTCGCCCGACTGACGCTCGCCGGCATCCGCTCGCTCGGCATCCTCATCGACATCACCAACTACGTGATGATCGAGCTCGGTCAGCCGATCCACGGCTACGACCTCGATCGCCTCACGGGCGGCATCACCGTGCGCCGTGCGCAGCAGGGCGAGACGCTCGAGACGCTCGACGGCAAGGTGCGCACCCTCGATCCCGAGGACCTCCTCATCACCGACGAGTCCGGCCCCATCGGCCTGGCCGGCGTCATGGGCGGCGGCACCACCGAGATGACGGATGCCACGCGCAACGTCCTCATCGAGGCGGCGACGTTCGACACCGTGTCGATCGCGCGCACGGCGCGACGCCACAAACTGCCGTCGGAGGCCTCTCGCCGCTTCGAACGCGGTGTCGACCCGGCGATCCCGTTCGTGGCCGCCGCGCGCGTCGCCGAGCTGATGGTCGCCTACGCGGGCGGCACGGACACCCGCGCCGGCGGCGCTCTCCTGCGCCCGTACTCGACGCCGGGCATCGACCTTCCGCAGGACTTCGTGCCGGGACTGATTGGGGTCGCGTACACGCCGGAGGAGATCGTGGCGGCGCTGGAGATGGTCGGATGCCGCGTTACCGCCCGTGCAGGCGATTGGGCCGTGTCACCCCCGACGTGGCGGCCCGACCTCACCGACAAGTGGACGCTCGCCGAGGAGGTCGCCCGCATCGAGGGCTACGACCGCATCCCCTCGATCCTGCCGACGCCGCCCTCGGGCCGCGGTCTCACGATCGCCCAGCAGGGTCGTCGCCGCGCGGCCAACGCCCTCGCCGCGGCCGGCTACGTCGAGACCCCGTCCTTCCCGTTCACCACGGAGGCCGCGAACGACCTGCACGGCTCCGAGTCGGGGGAGCACCTGCCGAGCATCAAGCTCGCCAACCCGCTCGACGGGCAGTCGCCGTTCCTGCGCCGCTCGCTCGTCCCCGGTCTGCTCGAGGTCGCGCACCGCAACGTCTCGCGGGGCTTCACCGACCTCGCGCTGTTCGAGAGCGGCACGGTCTTCCTGCCCGCGCCGGGCGTGACCTACGGCACCGACACGGTTCCACCGCTGGCGGTCCGGCCGGACGCGGCGACCCTCGCCGCACTCGACGACGCGATCCCGCCGCAGCCGCGCCATGTCGCGGTCCTGCTCACGGGCAACGTCTCGCCGAAGCAGCCCGGCCACGCGTCCGTCGCGGCGGACGTCGCCGACGCGCTCGACGCGGTCCGCACGATCGCCGCCGCCGCGGGCGTGACGGTGGATGTCGCGCAGACGCGCCGCGCCGCCCTGCACCCGGGACGCACCGCCGTGCTGTCGGTGCACGGCAGGGAGGTCGGCTACGCGGGCGAGCTGCTGCCCGCCGTGGCGCAGGCGGCCGAGCTCCCGGGACGTGTCATCGTCGCCGAGCTCGACCTCGACCTCGCGCTGTCCCTCGCGGGCGAGCGCGTGGTGGCGGCCTCCCTCTCGGGCTTCCCGGCCGCCACCCAGGACGTCTCGCTGGTGCTGGGTGCCGAGGTGCCCGCGGCCGACGTCAGGGCTGCTCTGCACGACGGTGCGGGCGCCCTGCTGGAGTCGCTGCGCCTGGTGGACGACTATCGCGGCGCCGGCGTGCCGGAGGGTGCGAAAAGCCTCACGTTCGCCCTGCGGTTCCGGGCACCGGATCGCACGCTGACCGCCGCCGAGGCGACCGAGTCGAAGCTGGCGGGCGTCGCGGTCGCGGCCCAGCGTTTCGGCGCGAC